Proteins found in one Crassostrea angulata isolate pt1a10 chromosome 3, ASM2561291v2, whole genome shotgun sequence genomic segment:
- the LOC128176645 gene encoding kinesin-like protein KIF24: MGTLYECLKEARLEKYYEIFRINGITRSEALARLDPADCDAIGVTSPQDRRRLIDLIEIIKSVNDADPLYISSAPRQSPVTNKKTPLKRNRAPGSGGGDYTGQRLTPTNNVRVVERSRSSPSQAQALGFSSSDEESEADSSDQSDYEPASKHLNPASPVVRKRAKNRRVKQTGYNYGVPTNVSSSVRSSRSSSAKHGGGDEKIKVCVRKRPLNKKEIKCGESDIVAAVSTTTLVVNEPKVAVDLTPHTLQHEFIFDEVFDEACSNEDVYIRAARPLINCIFEGGSATCFAYGQTGAGKTHTMIGSREVPGLYLLASHDIFSIIESGRYGQGIRVWVSYFEIYCGNLYDLLNKRNRLHAREDGSHKVCIAGLTETEATDVQSLLQILEYGNSVRSKGATGVNPDSSRSHAILQLEVRNTNDKKLGRMSFIDLAGSERASDVTDTDKQTRMEGAEINQSLLALKECIRSIDQESKHKPFRQSKLTHILKDSFVGNSRTCMIANISPIQSSCEHTLNTLRYADRVKELRRESSSGMRASTASNILMNIPLTAPSVFQPGNILCSSTPIKPKATRHSVARASMQDLHLDPNETPIKGHGVKRKTKPASASSSTSSVTKPQIRKPSATVASRLSVVRHTPPPQETMRVNPQQQRPLEDSDSNHTDSDSCNVSEKRNVKPTKDIHVIKSTDTENDFPTTDFNNEVELNDLNRTGGQNGPPVGDVLQSVPSVKNARVHLSSSGHPLPVIENQEYSNPSAGRSSKHRGASPQRGTSPQRGTSPQRGNSPQGPSRPSPPVLRKKIYTDPSTQSSSNMATEASQRNPVRNLPLNNNFMTNTNNNVPRVSEVSQNNSGRTENSGKPVLRHSPVSLESFADDLLFDGGPGPSSPSQRTPRTPGTGDMNSLVLGLSRGNSVQLKTPQDPSVDPVLPAVMTAKSSDLTTFSQRSPGRFGRYNPNPPPPPFSLALVNPTESQPRILRTPPPCQPEVQDGVEYYTPPRQYRDRDTPPTQQNRNSSPYQRYDERRVPTPKETPPQERRKLDGRGTPGSEDGYQSYDNSGNNEVEFTQNGQYTGSNIEHDVDDGHNVDRRNSGQMDSEKRDGQFVDFYNGQEKPSLVEVDPLSTNDWYSTPANLAVHIYSSVQKSTSNLDYHLHPATVQTKPDHEMPEKPLEADKDINDKFDTGLSEFLPIQKRSGYYDDKPATSRKDVASRLRSVFFKDASDRPQQPSTTVPSPVYKSNVSSSSDYREATSTHTTARQDNTQTKHRGTDDRSGADTSGSSQSSSNRFNSSAIKTEKLEGGGRTGSAFLPIHPQPVTSTPVTKHLVDPGTKGKPVPQDSDQEPGQAEEDSPQTDNRQMIISAHEEQLATITSLCKQEMKLLLGAKAGQRNDSEYIRKISHILTQKLKAIQILQDKIEHYQSSTVSY; the protein is encoded by the exons ATGGGGACATTGTATGAATGTCTGAAAGAAGCAAGGCtagaaaaatattatgaaatatttcgAATCAATGGAATAACTCGCTCAGAAGCTTTGGCAAGACTTGACCCAGCAGATTGCGATGCTATCGGGGTCACTTCTCCCCAAGATCGTAGACGGCTGATCGACCTTATAGAAATCATCAAATCTGTGAATGACGCAGACCCACTGTATATTTCATCAGCACCACGACAGAGTCCTgtgacaaacaagaaaacacCGCTAAAACGGAACCGTGCCCCAGGGAGTGGGGGTGGGGATTACACCGGTCAGAGATTGACCCCAACAAACAATGTACGGGTGGTGGAGAGGTCTCGCTCTTCACCCTCCCAGGCACAGGCACTGGGGTTCTCTAGCAGTGACGAAGAATCTGAGGCAGATTCATCCGATCAATCCGATTATGAACCAGCCTCCAAACATCTAAATCCTGCCTCTCCTGTCGTTAGAAAGAGAGCCAAAAACCGGCGTGTGAAACAGACTGGTTATAACTATGGAGTGCCAACAAATGTTAGCTCCTCTGTCAGAAGTTCAAGATCATCTTCAGCTAAACATGGGGgtggggatgaaaaaataaaagtttgtgttCGTAAAAGACCTTTGAATAAAAAGGAGATAAAGTGTGGTGAGTCGGACATTGTGGCAGCAGTCAGCACCACCACGCTAGTGGTCAATGAACCGAAAGTGGCAGTGGATCTGACCCCACACACACTACAG caTGAATTCATTTTTGATGAAGTGTTTGATGAAGCCTGCAGCAATGAAGATGTGTACATTCGTGCGGCCAGGCCTCTTATCAACTGTATATTTGAAGG AGGAAGTGCGACCTGTTTTGCGTATGGACAGACGGGAGCGGGTAAGACGCATACTATGATTGGCTCACGGGAGGTGCCGGGCCTGTACCTGCTGGCATCACATGACATCTTCTCCATCATAGAGTCCGGGAGATATGGGCAGGGTATTCGTGTCTGGGTCAGCTATTTTGAAATTTACTGTGGAAACCTGTATGACCTCCTGAACAAAAGAAATAG ACTCCATGCTCGTGAGGATGGTTCCCACAAAGTGTGCATTGCCGGTCTGACAGAAACCGAGGCCACGGACGTCCAGTCTCTACTGCAG ATTTTGGAATATGGTAATTCTGTTCGGAGTAAAGGAGCAACTGGAGTAAATCCGGACTCATCTCGCTCCCACGCCATTCTCCAGCTGGAAGTCAGAAACACAAATGACAAAAAACTTGGACG aATGTCTTTCATTGACCTGGCGGGTAGTGAACGAGCTTCTGATGTGACTGACACAGACAAACAAACTCGCATGGAGGGAGCCGAAATTAACCAAAGCCTCCTGGCG CTGAAGGAGTGTATTCGCTCCATTGACCAGGAGAGTAAACACAAGCCGTTCCGCCAGAGCAAGCTAACCCACATCCTGAAGGATTCCTTTGTGGGGAATTCCCGTACCTGTATGATCGCTAATATCTCCCCCATCCAGTCCTCATGTGAACACACACTCAACACTCTCAGATACGCTGACAG GGTGAAGGAACTACGACGTGAATCCTCCTCAGGGATGAGAGCCAGCACAGCCAGTAACATCCTAATGAACATCCCACTGACAGCGCCATCTGTGTTCCAGCCTGGAAACATCCTGTGTTCCTCCACCCCTATCAAACCCAAAGCAACCAGACACTCCGTGGCCCGGGCATCCATGCAGGATCTCCATCTGGATCCCAATGAAACCCCAATCAAGGGTCACGGGGTCAAGAGGAAGACCAAGCCTGCGTCTGCCTCCTCCTCAACCTCCTCTGTCACCAAACCTCAGATCCGAAAGCCTAGTGCTACTGTGGCTAGTCGCCTGTCAGTGGTCAGGCACACACCCCCACCCCAGGAGACAATGAGGGTCAACCCCCAGCAACAGCGCCCTCTTGAGGACAGTGACTCCAATCACACTGACTCAGACTCCTGTAATGTCAGCGAGAAACGAAATGTGAAACCAACCAAAGACATTCATGTGATAAAATCTACAGACACAGAAAATGATTTCCCTACGACTGATTTCAATAATGAGGTGGAACTGAATGACTTAAACAGAACAGGAGGACAAAATGGTCCTCCTGTTGGTGATGTTCTACAGAGTGTGCCCTCGGTGAAAAATGCTAGAGTTCATTTGTCTTCCTCCGGTCACCCTTTACCTGTCATTGAGAACCAAGAATATTCAAATCCTAGCGCTGGTCGTTCGTCCAAACACAGGGGGGCCTCACCTCAGAGGGGGACCTCACCACAAAGGGGGACCTCACCTCAGAGGGGAAACTCTCCCCAAGGTCCATCACGCCCTAGTCCTCCCGTCCTCAGAAAGAAGATTTACACAGATCCTTCTACTCAGTCCTCATCCAACATGGCTACAGAGGCAAGTCAAAGAAATCCAGTCAGGAACTTACCCTTGAACAATAACTTTATGACAAACACCAACAATAACGTCCCTAGGGTGTCTGAGGTGTCTCAGAATAACTCAGGAAGGACTGAGAATTCTGGGAAACCTGTGCTAAGACATTCCCCTGTATCGCTGGAAAGTTTTGCTGATGATCTGTTGTTTGATGGGGGTCCTGGTCCCTCCTCTCCGTCACAGAGAACACCTAGAACCCCCGGCACTGGGGATATGAACTCCTTGGTGTTGGGCCTCAGTAGGGGGAACAGCGTTCAACTGAAGACCCCACAGGACCCCTCTGTGGACCCCGTTCTGCCTGCTGTCATGACAGCAAAGAGTAGTGACTTGACAACATTTTCACAAAGGTCTCCTGGCAGATTTGGAAGATATAACCCGAATCCCCCTCCCCCTCCATTTTCCCTGGCCCTGGTAAACCCAACAGAATCTCAACCCCGAATACTACGTACTCCGCCCCCCTGTCAACCTGAGGTTCAGGATGGGGTAGAGTACTACACTCCTCCCCGCCAGTATAGGGACAGGGATACCCCTCCCACTCAGCAGAATCGGAACTCAAGCCCGTATCAGAGGTACGATGAACGAAGAGTTCCAACCCCAAAGGAAACTCCTCCCCAGGAAAGGAGGAAGCTAGATGGCAGAGGTACGCCTGGGTCTGAAGATGGGTACCAGTCATATGACAATTCGGGCAACAACGAGGTCGAGTTCACTCAAAACGGTCAGTATACTGGATCTAATATTGAACATGATGTGGATGATGGACATAATGTAGACAGGAGGAATTCAGGACAGATGGACAGTGAGAAAAGAGATGGACAGTTTGTAGATTTTTACAACGGACAAGAGAAGCCCTCATTGGTTGAGGTGGACCCCCTCTCCACCAATGACTGGTACAGCACCCCTGCTAACCTCGCAGTACACATCTACTCCTCAGTCCAAAAGTCGACCTCCAACCTAGACTATCACCTTCACCCCGCCACGGTGCAGACTAAACCGGACCACGAGATGCCAGAGAAACCTTTGGAGGCTGACAAGGACATAAATGACAAGTTTGATACAGGTCTCAGTGAGTTTCTACCCATTCAGAAAAGATCTGGTTACTATGATGATAAACCTGCTACATCAAGGAAAGATGTGGCCTCCAGATTGCGgtctgtattttttaaagatgccTCAGATAGACCACAGCAGCCATCAACTACCGTCCCTAGTCCTGTTTATAAATCTAACGTGTCCTCATCGAGTGACTACAGAGAAGCAACATCTACACACACCACGGCCAGGCAAGACAACACACAGACCAAACACAGGGGGACGGACGACAGGAGTGGAGCCGACACCTCGGGAAGCAGTCAGAGTTCCTCCAACAGATTCAATAGCTCTGCTATCAAAACAGAGAAGCTGGAGGGAGGGGGTAGGACAGGCTCAGCCTTTCTCCCCATTCACCCCCAGCCAGTGACCAGCACCCCAGTCACCAAACACCTGGTTGACCCAGGGACCAAGGGTAAGCCTGTCCCCCAGGACTCGGACCAGGAGCCCGGGCAGGCAGAGGAAGATAGTCCCCAGACAGACAACAG GCAGATGATTATTTCTGCCCATGAGGAACAGTTAGCAACAATTACCTCCCTTTGTAAACAGGAAATGAAGCTGTTGCTTGGGGCCAAGGCAGGGCAAAGA AATGACAGCGagtacattagaaaaatcagCCACATTTTGACTCAGAAACTCAAGGCCATTCAGATCCTACAAGACAAGATAGAACACTACCAGTCATCGACCGTCTCTTACTGA